The following coding sequences are from one Dreissena polymorpha isolate Duluth1 chromosome 8, UMN_Dpol_1.0, whole genome shotgun sequence window:
- the LOC127842006 gene encoding uncharacterized protein LOC127842006 isoform X3: MSVAVIDPIVSLQRFGTCNDRRVFSMGYKVNKIRGQWLLVILLFVTAVEADYPCLCSYQIEAEVLAQPKSTAKVDGYMYEFDCRAYYAIPGLDKAYAAVGNENKYGYVKITSDTQIQVCQGAIPTSDLVTTTPIPATTTTTAASTTTEKTPASSTSPVVTTSFTTPMPTTTTASTSNPSKHTSHHTTLPTSTATRTTTTHRPTSISTTTPMPTTFTFTKTTHTITSVTSTMRPITTQATDMTTTPISTTTTRPTTVPSTITTTQIATRTTTQTTLSTTFPQTTNLSNQAYCTSLLRTSNTRYVTNNGIFCYEYVNRNVSWEAARNDCRNRSGNLLEIESGATNAFIYNFIGSIDFFHPIWIGLHDLINEEGWMWDTGTPLSKTRYTNWTPSRYIDQYHVTEDCCVLVWSRLGQWDDVDCDGRSYNEVTSKAYICQFKIPATP, translated from the exons ATGTCGGTCGCAGTTATTGACCCCATTGTGTCATTGCAGCGCTTTGGGACTTGCAATGATAGGCGCGTTTTTAGCATGGGATATAAAGTGAATAAAATACg AGGGCAATGGCTGTTGGTGATTTTGCTGTTTGTGACGGCGGTAGAGGCGGACTATCCATGCCTTTGCTCGTACCAAATCGAAGCGGAGGTTCTTGCACAGCCGAAGAGTACGGCCAAAGTGGACGGTTACATGTACGAATTCGACTGCAGAGCGTACTATGCCATCCCCGGGCTTGACAAAGCATATGCTGCGGTTGGCAACGAAAATAAG TATGGATACGTCAAAATAACTTCGGACACCCAAATCCAAGTTTGCCAAGGAGCCATTCCAACATCAGATCTCG TAACTACAACACCAATTCCtgcaactacaactacaactgcaGCGAGTACAA CAACAGAAAAAACGCCAGCTTCTTCAACTTCACCTGTTGTGACTACAA GCTTTACAACACCTATGCCTACAACTACAACTGCATCGACTTCAA ATCCGTCGAAACACACAAGCCACCACACCACGCTACCAACAAGTACAGCTACTAGAACCACTACAACACATAGACCTACTTCAATCTCTACAACTACACCGATGCCAACGACATTCACTTTTACTAAAACTACACATACGATCACTTCAGTTACATCCACTATGCGCCCAATCACTACACAAGCTACGGATATGACAACAACACCAATTTCCACCACCACAACGAGACCAACCACAGTGCCGTCTACAATCACTACAACCCAAATTGCTACGAGGACTACTACGCAAACGACTTTGTCAACAACCTTTCCTCAAACAACAA ACTTGTCTAACCAGGCATATTGTACTTCTCTGCTTCGTACCTCCAATACTCGATATGTGACGAACAACGGAATATTCTGCTACGAGTACGTTAACAGGAACGTTTCTTGGGAAGCGGCGCGAAACGACTGCAGAAACCGTAGTGGGAATCTTTTAGAAATTGAGAGCGGCGCTACAAATGCCTTCATTTACAATTTCATTGGAAGCATTGACTTTTTTCATCCAATCTGGATCGGGCTTCACGACCTGATAAATGAAGAAGGCTGGATGTGGGACACTG GCACCCCTCTGAGCAAAACGAGGTATACGAACTGGACGCCTTCACGCTATATCGATCAATACCATGTAACAGAAGACTGCTGCGTCCTTGTTTGGAGTCGCCTTGGCCAATGGGATGACGTAGATTGCGATGGGAGAAGTTACAACGAGGTCACATCTAAGGCATACATATGCCAGTTCA AAATACCAGCGACGCCATAA
- the LOC127842006 gene encoding uncharacterized protein LOC127842006 isoform X5, producing MSVAVIDPIVSLQRFGTCNDRRVFSMGYKVNKIRGQWLLVILLFVTAVEADYPCLCSYQIEAEVLAQPKSTAKVDGYMYEFDCRAYYAIPGLDKAYAAVGNENKYGYVKITSDTQIQVCQGAIPTSDLVTTTPIPATTTTTAASTTTEKTPASSTSPVVTTSFTTPMPTTTTASTSITSTMRPITTQATDMTTTPISTTTTRPTTVPSTITTTQIATRTTTQTTLSTTFPQTTNLSNQAYCTSLLRTSNTRYVTNNGIFCYEYVNRNVSWEAARNDCRNRSGNLLEIESGATNAFIYNFIGSIDFFHPIWIGLHDLINEEGWMWDTGTPLSKTRYTNWTPSRYIDQYHVTEDCCVLVWSRLGQWDDVDCDGRSYNEVTSKAYICQFKIPATP from the exons ATGTCGGTCGCAGTTATTGACCCCATTGTGTCATTGCAGCGCTTTGGGACTTGCAATGATAGGCGCGTTTTTAGCATGGGATATAAAGTGAATAAAATACg AGGGCAATGGCTGTTGGTGATTTTGCTGTTTGTGACGGCGGTAGAGGCGGACTATCCATGCCTTTGCTCGTACCAAATCGAAGCGGAGGTTCTTGCACAGCCGAAGAGTACGGCCAAAGTGGACGGTTACATGTACGAATTCGACTGCAGAGCGTACTATGCCATCCCCGGGCTTGACAAAGCATATGCTGCGGTTGGCAACGAAAATAAG TATGGATACGTCAAAATAACTTCGGACACCCAAATCCAAGTTTGCCAAGGAGCCATTCCAACATCAGATCTCG TAACTACAACACCAATTCCtgcaactacaactacaactgcaGCGAGTACAA CAACAGAAAAAACGCCAGCTTCTTCAACTTCACCTGTTGTGACTACAA GCTTTACAACACCTATGCCTACAACTACAACTGCATCGACTTCAA TTACATCCACTATGCGCCCAATCACTACACAAGCTACGGATATGACAACAACACCAATTTCCACCACCACAACGAGACCAACCACAGTGCCGTCTACAATCACTACAACCCAAATTGCTACGAGGACTACTACGCAAACGACTTTGTCAACAACCTTTCCTCAAACAACAA ACTTGTCTAACCAGGCATATTGTACTTCTCTGCTTCGTACCTCCAATACTCGATATGTGACGAACAACGGAATATTCTGCTACGAGTACGTTAACAGGAACGTTTCTTGGGAAGCGGCGCGAAACGACTGCAGAAACCGTAGTGGGAATCTTTTAGAAATTGAGAGCGGCGCTACAAATGCCTTCATTTACAATTTCATTGGAAGCATTGACTTTTTTCATCCAATCTGGATCGGGCTTCACGACCTGATAAATGAAGAAGGCTGGATGTGGGACACTG GCACCCCTCTGAGCAAAACGAGGTATACGAACTGGACGCCTTCACGCTATATCGATCAATACCATGTAACAGAAGACTGCTGCGTCCTTGTTTGGAGTCGCCTTGGCCAATGGGATGACGTAGATTGCGATGGGAGAAGTTACAACGAGGTCACATCTAAGGCATACATATGCCAGTTCA AAATACCAGCGACGCCATAA
- the LOC127842006 gene encoding uncharacterized protein LOC127842006 isoform X2 produces MSVAVIDPIVSLQRFGTCNDRRVFSMGYKVNKIRGQWLLVILLFVTAVEADYPCLCSYQIEAEVLAQPKSTAKVDGYMYEFDCRAYYAIPGLDKAYAAVGNENKYGYVKITSDTQIQVCQGAIPTSDLVTTTPIPATTTTTAASTTTEKTPASSTSPVVTTSFTTPMPTTTTASTSTTNATTTHLTDPSKHTSHHTTLPTSTATRTTTTHRPTSISTTTPMPTTFTFTKTTHTITSVTSTMRPITTQATDMTTTPISTTTTRPTTVPSTITTTQIATRTTTQTTLSTTFPQTTNLSNQAYCTSLLRTSNTRYVTNNGIFCYEYVNRNVSWEAARNDCRNRSGNLLEIESGATNAFIYNFIGSIDFFHPIWIGLHDLINEEGWMWDTGTPLSKTRYTNWTPSRYIDQYHVTEDCCVLVWSRLGQWDDVDCDGRSYNEVTSKAYICQFKIPATP; encoded by the exons ATGTCGGTCGCAGTTATTGACCCCATTGTGTCATTGCAGCGCTTTGGGACTTGCAATGATAGGCGCGTTTTTAGCATGGGATATAAAGTGAATAAAATACg AGGGCAATGGCTGTTGGTGATTTTGCTGTTTGTGACGGCGGTAGAGGCGGACTATCCATGCCTTTGCTCGTACCAAATCGAAGCGGAGGTTCTTGCACAGCCGAAGAGTACGGCCAAAGTGGACGGTTACATGTACGAATTCGACTGCAGAGCGTACTATGCCATCCCCGGGCTTGACAAAGCATATGCTGCGGTTGGCAACGAAAATAAG TATGGATACGTCAAAATAACTTCGGACACCCAAATCCAAGTTTGCCAAGGAGCCATTCCAACATCAGATCTCG TAACTACAACACCAATTCCtgcaactacaactacaactgcaGCGAGTACAA CAACAGAAAAAACGCCAGCTTCTTCAACTTCACCTGTTGTGACTACAA GCTTTACAACACCTATGCCTACAACTACAACTGCATCGACTTCAA CAACTAACGCCACCACGACACATCTGACAGATCCGTCGAAACACACAAGCCACCACACCACGCTACCAACAAGTACAGCTACTAGAACCACTACAACACATAGACCTACTTCAATCTCTACAACTACACCGATGCCAACGACATTCACTTTTACTAAAACTACACATACGATCACTTCAGTTACATCCACTATGCGCCCAATCACTACACAAGCTACGGATATGACAACAACACCAATTTCCACCACCACAACGAGACCAACCACAGTGCCGTCTACAATCACTACAACCCAAATTGCTACGAGGACTACTACGCAAACGACTTTGTCAACAACCTTTCCTCAAACAACAA ACTTGTCTAACCAGGCATATTGTACTTCTCTGCTTCGTACCTCCAATACTCGATATGTGACGAACAACGGAATATTCTGCTACGAGTACGTTAACAGGAACGTTTCTTGGGAAGCGGCGCGAAACGACTGCAGAAACCGTAGTGGGAATCTTTTAGAAATTGAGAGCGGCGCTACAAATGCCTTCATTTACAATTTCATTGGAAGCATTGACTTTTTTCATCCAATCTGGATCGGGCTTCACGACCTGATAAATGAAGAAGGCTGGATGTGGGACACTG GCACCCCTCTGAGCAAAACGAGGTATACGAACTGGACGCCTTCACGCTATATCGATCAATACCATGTAACAGAAGACTGCTGCGTCCTTGTTTGGAGTCGCCTTGGCCAATGGGATGACGTAGATTGCGATGGGAGAAGTTACAACGAGGTCACATCTAAGGCATACATATGCCAGTTCA
- the LOC127842006 gene encoding uncharacterized protein LOC127842006 isoform X1, with protein MSVAVIDPIVSLQRFGTCNDRRVFSMGYKVNKIRGQWLLVILLFVTAVEADYPCLCSYQIEAEVLAQPKSTAKVDGYMYEFDCRAYYAIPGLDKAYAAVGNENKYGYVKITSDTQIQVCQGAIPTSDLVTTTPIPATTTTTAASTTTEKTPASSTSPVVTTSFTTPMPTTTTASTSTTNATTTHLTDPSKHTSHHTTLPTSTATRTTTTHRPTSISTTTPMPTTFTFTKTTHTITSVTSTMRPITTQATDMTTTPISTTTTRPTTVPSTITTTQIATRTTTQTTLSTTFPQTTNLSNQAYCTSLLRTSNTRYVTNNGIFCYEYVNRNVSWEAARNDCRNRSGNLLEIESGATNAFIYNFIGSIDFFHPIWIGLHDLINEEGWMWDTGTPLSKTRYTNWTPSRYIDQYHVTEDCCVLVWSRLGQWDDVDCDGRSYNEVTSKAYICQFKIPATP; from the exons ATGTCGGTCGCAGTTATTGACCCCATTGTGTCATTGCAGCGCTTTGGGACTTGCAATGATAGGCGCGTTTTTAGCATGGGATATAAAGTGAATAAAATACg AGGGCAATGGCTGTTGGTGATTTTGCTGTTTGTGACGGCGGTAGAGGCGGACTATCCATGCCTTTGCTCGTACCAAATCGAAGCGGAGGTTCTTGCACAGCCGAAGAGTACGGCCAAAGTGGACGGTTACATGTACGAATTCGACTGCAGAGCGTACTATGCCATCCCCGGGCTTGACAAAGCATATGCTGCGGTTGGCAACGAAAATAAG TATGGATACGTCAAAATAACTTCGGACACCCAAATCCAAGTTTGCCAAGGAGCCATTCCAACATCAGATCTCG TAACTACAACACCAATTCCtgcaactacaactacaactgcaGCGAGTACAA CAACAGAAAAAACGCCAGCTTCTTCAACTTCACCTGTTGTGACTACAA GCTTTACAACACCTATGCCTACAACTACAACTGCATCGACTTCAA CAACTAACGCCACCACGACACATCTGACAGATCCGTCGAAACACACAAGCCACCACACCACGCTACCAACAAGTACAGCTACTAGAACCACTACAACACATAGACCTACTTCAATCTCTACAACTACACCGATGCCAACGACATTCACTTTTACTAAAACTACACATACGATCACTTCAGTTACATCCACTATGCGCCCAATCACTACACAAGCTACGGATATGACAACAACACCAATTTCCACCACCACAACGAGACCAACCACAGTGCCGTCTACAATCACTACAACCCAAATTGCTACGAGGACTACTACGCAAACGACTTTGTCAACAACCTTTCCTCAAACAACAA ACTTGTCTAACCAGGCATATTGTACTTCTCTGCTTCGTACCTCCAATACTCGATATGTGACGAACAACGGAATATTCTGCTACGAGTACGTTAACAGGAACGTTTCTTGGGAAGCGGCGCGAAACGACTGCAGAAACCGTAGTGGGAATCTTTTAGAAATTGAGAGCGGCGCTACAAATGCCTTCATTTACAATTTCATTGGAAGCATTGACTTTTTTCATCCAATCTGGATCGGGCTTCACGACCTGATAAATGAAGAAGGCTGGATGTGGGACACTG GCACCCCTCTGAGCAAAACGAGGTATACGAACTGGACGCCTTCACGCTATATCGATCAATACCATGTAACAGAAGACTGCTGCGTCCTTGTTTGGAGTCGCCTTGGCCAATGGGATGACGTAGATTGCGATGGGAGAAGTTACAACGAGGTCACATCTAAGGCATACATATGCCAGTTCA AAATACCAGCGACGCCATAA